Proteins encoded within one genomic window of Actinoplanes octamycinicus:
- a CDS encoding MFS transporter, with protein sequence MRWRGLTGVLSSQACTLSANRLLTVAVPWLVLDRTGSAAQTGLVVACQVLPYAFTQWLAGPLLDRIGPRRISMAGDLASASVLIIPAIFGTPPLWLLTLMLVVVGCADGPASAAKRMLVPFAAADAGQSTTRGVGLATAVERTATAAGTALAGWLVATLGGDRALWAAAAMLGVATLIVTLTVTDPVRDRGRDDETYLDRLRTGAAFLRHSRPLRALTAMFVITNLLDQALMAVLLPVWARAGGHDATVVGLALSTVGLASIASALASAGFGTRLPRRATYLIGVLSSGPTRIIVLALDLPPQVVIGVYALAGIGSGLFNPLLETVQVELIPAALRGRVQTLISAWAWAGIPVGGLLGAVLLNTGGLHAALWICGLAYLAAVLRPAWRMDWSRPSAPAPPGDGIRLVPAGRNRITRMLRERPCPPNRDEHRHLLRRRSGGEVTLHR encoded by the coding sequence GTGAGATGGCGTGGACTGACCGGTGTGCTGAGCTCGCAGGCCTGCACGTTGTCCGCCAACCGGCTGCTCACCGTCGCGGTGCCCTGGCTGGTGCTGGACCGGACCGGCAGCGCGGCGCAGACCGGGCTGGTGGTGGCGTGCCAGGTGCTGCCGTACGCCTTCACCCAGTGGCTGGCCGGCCCGCTGCTGGACCGGATCGGGCCGCGCCGGATCAGCATGGCCGGCGACCTGGCGTCGGCGTCCGTCCTGATCATCCCGGCGATCTTCGGCACCCCACCGCTCTGGCTGCTCACCCTGATGCTGGTGGTGGTCGGCTGCGCGGACGGGCCGGCCAGCGCCGCGAAACGGATGTTGGTGCCGTTCGCCGCGGCCGACGCCGGCCAGTCCACCACCCGCGGCGTCGGCCTGGCCACCGCGGTGGAGCGGACCGCGACCGCGGCCGGCACCGCGCTGGCCGGCTGGCTGGTCGCCACCCTGGGCGGGGATCGCGCGCTGTGGGCGGCCGCCGCCATGCTCGGCGTGGCCACCCTCATCGTCACGCTGACCGTGACCGACCCGGTGCGCGACCGCGGCCGGGACGACGAGACGTACCTCGACCGGCTGCGCACCGGCGCCGCGTTCCTGCGGCACAGCCGGCCGTTGCGCGCCCTGACCGCGATGTTCGTCATCACCAACCTGCTCGACCAGGCGCTGATGGCGGTGCTGCTGCCGGTCTGGGCCCGGGCCGGCGGGCACGACGCGACCGTGGTCGGGCTGGCGCTGAGCACGGTCGGGCTGGCGTCGATCGCGTCCGCGCTGGCCTCGGCCGGCTTCGGGACCCGGTTGCCGCGCCGGGCGACGTACCTGATCGGGGTGCTCAGCAGCGGGCCGACCCGGATCATCGTGCTGGCGCTGGACCTGCCGCCGCAGGTGGTGATCGGGGTCTACGCGCTGGCCGGGATCGGCTCCGGGCTGTTCAACCCGCTGCTGGAGACGGTGCAGGTGGAGCTGATCCCGGCGGCGCTGCGCGGCCGGGTGCAGACCCTGATCAGCGCCTGGGCCTGGGCCGGCATCCCGGTCGGCGGCCTGCTCGGCGCGGTGCTGCTGAACACCGGCGGCCTGCACGCGGCCCTGTGGATCTGCGGGCTCGCCTACCTGGCCGCGGTGCTCCGCCCGGCCTGGCGGATGGACTGGTCACGGCCGTCGGCACCGGCGCCGCCCGGTGACGGGATCCGGCTGGTCCCGGCCGGCCGCAACCGGATCACCCGGATGCTCCGCGAGCGCCCCTGCCCGCCGAACCGGGACGAGCACCGCCACCTGCTCCGGCGCCGCTCCGGCGGCGAGGTGACGCTCCACCGGTGA
- a CDS encoding SDR family oxidoreductase, which produces MDQARVLVVGGHGKVARLLLPLLTGAGHEVTAVFRNPEHRADVAATGATPLVADVEQLGVTELAELFAGHDAIVWSAGAGGGNPPRTYAVDRDAAIRSMEAAQRAGARRYLMVSYFGSQLDHGVPADSAFFPYAEAKAAADTHLARTGLDWTILGPSRLTDDPPTGRIETAAEGATAGAVSRADVAAVVVAALHDPGTVHRTIRFNAGATPIADALRE; this is translated from the coding sequence ATGGACCAAGCGCGTGTTCTTGTCGTGGGCGGGCACGGGAAGGTGGCCCGGTTGCTCCTGCCCCTGCTGACCGGGGCGGGGCACGAGGTCACCGCGGTGTTCCGCAACCCGGAGCACCGCGCCGACGTCGCCGCGACCGGGGCGACGCCGCTGGTCGCCGACGTGGAGCAGCTCGGCGTCACCGAGCTGGCCGAGCTGTTCGCCGGGCACGACGCGATCGTCTGGTCGGCCGGGGCGGGCGGTGGCAATCCGCCGCGGACCTACGCGGTGGACCGGGACGCCGCGATCCGCTCGATGGAGGCGGCGCAGCGCGCCGGCGCGCGCCGCTACCTGATGGTGTCCTACTTCGGTTCCCAGCTCGATCACGGCGTGCCCGCGGACAGCGCCTTCTTTCCGTACGCGGAGGCCAAGGCCGCCGCCGACACCCATCTCGCGCGGACCGGTCTGGACTGGACGATCCTCGGGCCGAGCCGGCTCACCGACGACCCGCCGACCGGCCGGATCGAGACGGCCGCCGAGGGCGCGACGGCCGGTGCGGTCAGCCGGGCCGATGTCGCCGCGGTGGTGGTGGCCGCTCTGCACGACCCGGGCACCGTGCACCGCACGATCCGCTTCAACGCCGGGGCCACCCCGATCGCCGACGCCCTGCGCGAGTGA
- a CDS encoding LLM class F420-dependent oxidoreductase — MSIRLGYQIPNFTYPGVPVERLFDTVVAQAREAETAGFDTVLVMDHFYQLPGIGTPDQNMLEAYTTLGALASATSTIQLSTLVTGNTYRNPALLAKTVTTLDVVSKGRAILGIGAGWFEREHHDLGFEFGTFGQRFERLEEALTIIAPMLKGEPASFEGKWYVARGAMNNPRLRPSIPIMLGGSGEQKTFRLAARFADHMNIICDVDDLARKVGVLRERCAEIDRDPATLATSYLVMGMVGEDEAEVKELAASIPEDRRNRAFLGTAEQVAEQLHEKVIGAGIDGITINLIRNGHRPGLVSQVAEALKPIVKA, encoded by the coding sequence GTGAGCATCCGGCTCGGGTATCAGATTCCGAATTTCACCTATCCCGGCGTGCCGGTCGAGCGGCTGTTCGACACGGTGGTGGCGCAGGCCCGGGAGGCCGAGACGGCCGGCTTCGACACGGTGCTGGTGATGGACCACTTCTACCAGCTGCCGGGGATCGGCACGCCGGATCAGAACATGCTCGAGGCGTACACCACGCTCGGCGCGCTCGCGTCGGCCACCTCGACGATCCAGCTGTCCACGCTGGTGACCGGCAACACGTACCGTAATCCTGCTCTGCTGGCGAAGACCGTGACCACTCTCGACGTGGTGTCGAAGGGGCGCGCCATCCTCGGCATCGGGGCCGGCTGGTTCGAGCGGGAGCACCACGACCTGGGCTTCGAGTTCGGCACCTTCGGGCAGCGGTTCGAGCGGCTCGAGGAGGCGCTGACCATCATCGCGCCGATGCTCAAGGGTGAGCCGGCCAGCTTCGAGGGCAAGTGGTACGTGGCCCGCGGCGCGATGAACAATCCGCGACTGCGCCCGAGCATCCCGATCATGCTGGGCGGTTCCGGCGAGCAGAAGACGTTCCGGCTGGCGGCCCGCTTCGCCGACCACATGAACATCATCTGCGACGTCGACGACCTGGCCCGCAAGGTCGGCGTGCTGCGCGAGCGGTGCGCCGAGATCGACCGCGACCCGGCCACCCTGGCCACGAGTTACCTGGTCATGGGCATGGTCGGCGAGGACGAGGCGGAGGTGAAGGAGCTGGCCGCGTCGATCCCGGAGGACCGGCGCAACCGGGCCTTCCTCGGCACCGCCGAGCAGGTCGCCGAGCAGCTGCACGAGAAGGTGATCGGCGCGGGGATCGACGGGATCACCATCAACCTGATCCGTAACGGTCACCGGCCGGGCCTGGTCAGCCAGGTTGCCGAGGCGCTCAAGCCGATCGTCAAGGCCTGA
- a CDS encoding nucleoside deaminase yields MTTITTADAAYLERAIGLARSAREHGNHPFGSLLVTPDGSVLEAENTVVTEADPTGHAETNVVRLAGRLDPATLAASILYTSTEPCAMCAGAIYWSGIGRVVFALSSADLTAMLPDGTGQPPLRLSSREVFARGGRPITVDGPVALAAATEVHAGFWD; encoded by the coding sequence ATGACCACGATCACCACGGCCGACGCGGCCTACCTGGAACGGGCGATCGGGCTGGCCCGCTCGGCCCGTGAGCACGGCAACCATCCGTTCGGGTCGCTGCTGGTGACGCCGGACGGGTCGGTGCTGGAGGCGGAGAACACCGTGGTCACCGAGGCCGACCCGACCGGTCACGCGGAGACCAACGTGGTCCGGCTGGCCGGGCGCCTGGACCCGGCGACGCTGGCCGCCAGCATCCTCTACACCAGCACCGAGCCGTGCGCGATGTGCGCCGGCGCGATCTACTGGTCCGGCATCGGCCGGGTGGTCTTCGCCCTCTCCTCCGCCGACCTGACCGCCATGCTTCCCGACGGGACGGGCCAGCCGCCGCTGCGCCTCTCGTCCCGCGAGGTGTTCGCCCGCGGCGGCCGCCCGATCACCGTCGACGGCCCGGTCGCCCTGGCCGCCGCCACCGAGGTGCACGCGGGCTTCTGGGACTGA